One segment of Panthera leo isolate Ple1 chromosome A3, P.leo_Ple1_pat1.1, whole genome shotgun sequence DNA contains the following:
- the RNF24 gene encoding RING finger protein 24, with translation MSSDFPHYNFRMPNIGFQNLPLNIYIVVFGTAIFVFILSLLFCCYLIRLRHQAHKEFYAYKQVILKEKVKELNLHELCAVCLEDFKPRDELGICPCKHAFHRKCLIKWLEVRKVCPLCNMPVLQLAQLHSKQDRGPPQGPLPGAENIV, from the exons ATGAGCTCGGATTTCCCACATTACAACTTCAGGATGCCTAATATTGGATTCCAGAATCTGCCTCTCAACATATATATTGTGGTTTTTGGCACTGCTATATTTGTCTTCATCCTTAGTTTACTCTTCTGTTGCTACTTGATTAG GCTAAGACATCAAGCACACAAAGAATTTTATGCCTACAAACAG GTtatattaaaagagaaagtaaaagaacTGAATTTACATGAG CTCTGTGCAGTATGTCTAGAAGACTTCAAGCCTCGAGATGAGTTGGGCATTTGTCCATGTAAGCATGCCTTTCACAGAAA GTGCCTTATTAAGTGGCTCGAGGTTCGTAAAGTATGTCCACTGTGCAACATGCCAGTTCTGCAGCTGGCCCAGCTGCACAGTAAGCAGGACCGTGGACCCCCGCAGGGGCCCCTGCCCGGGGCAGAGAACATCGTATAG